In a genomic window of Myotis daubentonii chromosome 18, mMyoDau2.1, whole genome shotgun sequence:
- the LOC132220440 gene encoding low affinity immunoglobulin gamma Fc region receptor III-like isoform X1: MLQDVHPSRPRLLQPLTALVSLLLASADRGAGLPKAVVSLQPPWLQVFPEDYVTLSCQGAHSPGDNSTQWFHDGTAIPTQVQPSYSFRASSNHSGDYRCQTGQTSLSDPVHLDVTSAWLLLQTPRLLVPQGSPIVLRCHSWKNWRLYKIQFFQDGRPKWFSYTNASFSIPHANASHSGAYHCSGLLGQMQHTSQPVNITVPALSPILPPWPQIAFCLVMGLLFAVDTGLYFFVQKELRSSARDWSSDKVTWTKSPEDK, encoded by the exons ATGCTTCAGGACGTACATCCCAGTCGCCCGCGGCTGCTTCAACCACTGACAGCTTTAGTTTCGCTGCTGCTGG CTTCTGCAGACCGGGGAGCCG GTCTCCCGAAGGCCGTGGTGAGCCTCCAGCCCCCGTGGCTCCAGGTGTTCCCCGAGGACTACGTGACTCTGAGCTGCCAGGGGGCCCACAGCCCTGGGGACAACTCCACCCAGTGGTTCCACGATGGGACCGCCATCCCCACCCAGGTCCAGCCCAGCTACAGCTTCAGGGCCAGCAGCAACCACAGCGGGGACTACAGGTGCCAGACGGGCCAGACCAGCCTCAGCGACCCTGTGCACCTGGACGTGACTTCCG CCTGGCTGCTGCTCCAGACGCCCCGCCTGCTGGTCCCGCAGGGGTCTCCCATCGTGCTGCGCTGCCACAGCTGGAAGAACTGGCGCCTGTACAAGATCCAGTTCTTCCAGGACGGGAGACCCAAGTGGTTTTCATACACGAACGCCAGCTTCTCCATCCCACACGCCAACGCCAGCCACAGCGGCGCGTACCACTGCTCAGGGCTCCTCGGGCAGATGCAGCACACATCGCAGCCCGTGAACATCACCGTCCCAG CCCTCTCACCCATCCTTCCTCCATGGCCCCAAATCGCGTTCTGCCTGGTGATGGGGCTCCTGTTTGCAGTGGACACGGGGCTCTATTTCTTTGTGCAGAAAGAACTTCGAAGCTCAGCGAGGGACTGGAGTAGTGACAAAGTCACATGGACCAAGAGCCCCGAGGACAAGTAA
- the LOC132220440 gene encoding low affinity immunoglobulin gamma Fc region receptor III-like isoform X2, which translates to MLQDVHPSRPRLLQPLTALVSLLLGLPKAVVSLQPPWLQVFPEDYVTLSCQGAHSPGDNSTQWFHDGTAIPTQVQPSYSFRASSNHSGDYRCQTGQTSLSDPVHLDVTSAWLLLQTPRLLVPQGSPIVLRCHSWKNWRLYKIQFFQDGRPKWFSYTNASFSIPHANASHSGAYHCSGLLGQMQHTSQPVNITVPALSPILPPWPQIAFCLVMGLLFAVDTGLYFFVQKELRSSARDWSSDKVTWTKSPEDK; encoded by the exons ATGCTTCAGGACGTACATCCCAGTCGCCCGCGGCTGCTTCAACCACTGACAGCTTTAGTTTCGCTGCTGCTGG GTCTCCCGAAGGCCGTGGTGAGCCTCCAGCCCCCGTGGCTCCAGGTGTTCCCCGAGGACTACGTGACTCTGAGCTGCCAGGGGGCCCACAGCCCTGGGGACAACTCCACCCAGTGGTTCCACGATGGGACCGCCATCCCCACCCAGGTCCAGCCCAGCTACAGCTTCAGGGCCAGCAGCAACCACAGCGGGGACTACAGGTGCCAGACGGGCCAGACCAGCCTCAGCGACCCTGTGCACCTGGACGTGACTTCCG CCTGGCTGCTGCTCCAGACGCCCCGCCTGCTGGTCCCGCAGGGGTCTCCCATCGTGCTGCGCTGCCACAGCTGGAAGAACTGGCGCCTGTACAAGATCCAGTTCTTCCAGGACGGGAGACCCAAGTGGTTTTCATACACGAACGCCAGCTTCTCCATCCCACACGCCAACGCCAGCCACAGCGGCGCGTACCACTGCTCAGGGCTCCTCGGGCAGATGCAGCACACATCGCAGCCCGTGAACATCACCGTCCCAG CCCTCTCACCCATCCTTCCTCCATGGCCCCAAATCGCGTTCTGCCTGGTGATGGGGCTCCTGTTTGCAGTGGACACGGGGCTCTATTTCTTTGTGCAGAAAGAACTTCGAAGCTCAGCGAGGGACTGGAGTAGTGACAAAGTCACATGGACCAAGAGCCCCGAGGACAAGTAA
- the LOC132220529 gene encoding low affinity immunoglobulin gamma Fc region receptor III-A-like, which yields MRQLLPPAVLLLLASASTGAEGVQKAVVSLHPEWDRLLERDNVTLRCRGAQAEGNGATRWWHNGHLLPNRTSSYFVESASVSDSGEYRCQTSLSNLSDPVQLQVRAAWLLLQAPRWKLREGDPLVLRCHSWKNKQVYNVQYFQGGRGRQFSYNNTPFRVPRASRKHNGSYFCRGLIGKLNVSSEAVVVLVEALAISSSGHLVLLCLLPGLLFAVDTGLYFSVRRGLRSLLRNRTTDNITWSKSLQDKQEQ from the exons CGTCAGCCAGCACCGGAGCCG AAGGTGTCCAGAAGGCTGTGGTGTCCCTGCATCCGGAATGGGACAGGCTGCTCGAGAGGGACAATGTGACTCTGAGGTGCCGGGGGGCCCAGGCCGAGGGGAACGGTGCCACACGGTGGTGGCACAACGGCCACCTCCTGCCAAACCGGACCTCCAGCTACTTCGTCGAATCAGCCAGTGTGAGCGACAGCGGGGAGTACAGGTGCCAGACCAGCCTCTCCAATCTCAGCGACCCGGTGCAGCTCCAAGTCCGTGCCG CCTGGCTGCTGCTGCAGGCCCCGCGGTGGAAGCTGCGGGAGGGGGACCCCCTGGTGCTGCGGTGCCACAGCTGGAAGAACAAGCAGGTGTACAACGTCCAGTACTTCCAGGGCGGCAGAGGCCGGCAGTTCTCCTACAACAACACCCCCTTCCGCGTCCCCAGGGCGTCCCGCAAGCACAACGGCTCCTACTTCTGCCGCGGCCTCATCGGGAAGCTGAACGTGTCCTCCGAGGCGGTGGTCGTCCTGGTGGAAG CGCTGGCCATCTCATCCTCAGGGCACCTCGTCTTGCTCTGCCTGCTGCCGGGACTCCTATTTGCCGTGGACACGGGGCTGTACTTCTCTGTGCGGAGGGGCCTTCGCAGCTTACTGAGGAACAGGACAACTGACAACATCACTTGGAGCAAGAGCCTCCAGGACAAGCAGGAGCAATAA